A portion of the Bubalus kerabau isolate K-KA32 ecotype Philippines breed swamp buffalo chromosome 1, PCC_UOA_SB_1v2, whole genome shotgun sequence genome contains these proteins:
- the IL13 gene encoding interleukin-13: MHLLLNSSCAVLGSMALLLTAVIVLICFGGLASPSPVPSATALKELIEELVNITQNQKVPLCNGSMVWSLNLTSSMYCAALDSLISISNCSVIQRTKRMLNALCPHKPSAKQVSSEYVRDTKIEVAQFLKDLLRHSRIVFRNGRFN; encoded by the exons ATGCATCTGCTTCTCAATTCTTCCTGTGCTGTTCTAGGCTCCATGGCGCTTTTATTGACCGCAGTCATTGTTCTTATCTGCTTTGGTGGCCTCGCCTCCCCAAGCCCTGTGCCTTCCGCTACAgccctcaaggagctcattgAAGAGCTGGTTAATATCACCCAGAACCAGAAG GTGCCGCTGTGCAATGGCAGCATGGTGTGGAGCCTCAACCTGACAAGCAGCATG taCTGTGCAGCCCTGGACTCCCTGATCAGCATCTCCAACTGCAGTGTCATCCAAAGGACCAAGAGGATGCTGAATGCCCTCTGTCCTCACAAGCCCTCAGCTAAG CAGGTTTCCAGTGAGTACGTCCGAGACACCAAAATTGAAGTGGCCCAGTTCTTAAAAGACCTGCTCAGACATTCAAGGATCGTTTTTCGCAATGGAAGATTCAACTGA